In one Carassius carassius chromosome 14, fCarCar2.1, whole genome shotgun sequence genomic region, the following are encoded:
- the abcb10 gene encoding ATP-binding cassette sub-family B member 10, mitochondrial, translating to MYGTMLRMTRFTVGKLQQSNITCCRPDTFYHLSNRTSRTPLKRQVCKNGSFDVLVMPVYKGKSISWLSCLRTGALFLPKRVWTHSRHTVVLYSTSTNSKQTAKSVLNQESKVKTSENSLRVPSEDVKKLLQLAYPQRWRLTAAVGFLVIASSVTMSAPFFLGKVIDTIYTSPPEDFNSSLTSLCIMLTGVFLCGGAANAARVYLMQISGQQIVRKLRESLFSSILKQEVGFFDKTRTGELINRLSADTAIVGNCLTDNLSDGLRSLAQAGAGVGMMLYVSPSLAAFVLMVVPPIACLAVIFGRFLRSISRRTQDALAEATQLAEERISNIRTVRAFGKELTEVQKYSEKVDYIFELAKKEAVLSAGFYGVTGLSGNVIILSVLYKGGLLMASEAMTVGQLSSFLMYAFWVGISIAGFSSFYSELMKGLGAGTRLWELVDRKPEFPLNEGLVLKPEQFKGELEFRNVCFAYPTRKDSSIFQDLSLSVPAGSVMAVVGSSGTGKSTLVSLLLRLYDPDSGVVNVDGRDIRDLNPYWLRSHIGTVSQEPVLFSCSIAENIAYGAADASRVTIEDIYRVAQIANAHDFIQEFPKGYDTVVGEKGVLLSGGQKQRVAIARALLKNPKILLLDEATSALDAENEFLVQEALERLMDGRTVLIIAHRLSTIQSADAVAVLDQHRVMEIGSHAKLLANDQGLFRKLMEKQAFLQAEQKHALFK from the exons ATGTACGGGACAATGTTGCGAATGACAAGGTTTACTGTAGGGAAACTGCAGCAGAGTAACATCACCTGCTGTCGCCCAGATACATTTTATCATTTGTCAAATCGGACCTCAAGAACACCGTTGAAAAGACAAGTGTGCAAGAACGGATCGTTTGATGTCCTTGTGATGCCTGTTTATAAGGGAAAGAGCATTTCCTGGCTCTCTTGTCTCAGAACAGGAGCGTTGTTTCTGCCCAAAAGAGTGTGGACACACTCCAGACACACGGTTGTTCTCTATAGCACATCCACGAACTCCAAACAAACCGCAAAGTCCGTGTTAAATCAGGAGAGTAAAGTAAAAACCTCAGAAAACTCGTTACGTGTTCCCTCAGAAGATGTCAAGAAGTTGCTGCAGCTGGCGTATCCTCAGCGATGGAGACTGACAG CTGCCGTGGGTTTTTTGGTGATCGCCAGCTCTGTCACCATGTCTGCACCATTTTTTCTGGGAAAAGTGATCGACACCATCTACACTAGCCCCCCAGAGGACTTCAACTCCTCCCTTACCTCCCTGTGTATCATGCTAACAGGGGTCTTTCTCTGCGGGGGTGCTGCAAATGCTGCTCGAGTCTACCTCATGCAAATCTCAG GGCAGCAGATTGTGCGAAAGTTGCGCGAATCTCTTTTCTCCTCGATTCTGAAGCAGGAGGTGGGATTCTTTGATAAGACCCGAACCGGTGAGCTCATTAACCGCCTTTCAGCAGACACGGCCATCGTTGGGAACTGCCTCACTGACAACCTGTCTGATGGGCTGCGTTCCCTCGCCCAGGCAGGGGCCGGAGTTGGCATGATG TTATACGTATCACCTAGTCTGGCAGCTTTTGTGCTGATGGTTGTTCCTCCTATTGCCTGCCTGGCTGTAATTTTCGGTAGATTTTTACGATCCATATCGAGACGCACACAGGATGCGTTGGCAGAGGCTACACAG TTGGCAGAAGAGAGGATCAGCAATATACGGACAGTCCGGGCTTTTGGAAAAGAGCTGACAGAGGTGCAGAAGTACTCGGAAAAGGTTGATTATATTTTTGAACTGGCTAAGAAAGAGGCTGTGCTTTCTGCTGGATTCTATGGAGTG ACAGGACTGAGTGGAAATGTCATCATCCTGAGTGTGTTGTATAAGGGAGGTCTGTTGATGGCCAGTGAGGCCATGACTGTTGGGCAGCTCTCCTCTTTCCTGATGTATGCCTTCTGGGTGGGCATCAGTATTGCAG GTTTCAGCTCATTCTACTCCGAGTTGATGAAGGGGCTTGGTGCAGGTACTCGTCTATGGGAACTCGTGGACCGAAAGCCTGAATTTCCTCTCAATG AGGGGCTCGTGTTAAAACCAGAGCAATTCAAAGGAGAACTGGAGTTTCGTAATGTGTGTTTTGCTTACCCAACAAGGAAGGATTCCTCCATCTTCCAGGATCTGAGTCTGTCTGTGCCGGCGGGGTCAGTAATGGCAGTAGTGGGATCCAGTGGTACAGGCAAATCCACACTGGTGTCACTGCTGCTCCGGCTCTATGATCCTGATTCAG GTGTGGTCAATGTTGATGGCCGTGATATACGAGACTTGAATCCTTACTGGCTGAGGAGTCACATCGGTACTGTAAGCCAG GAGCCAGTTCTTTTCTCCTGCTCTATTGCTGAGAACATTGCTTATGGGGCGGCAGACGCAAGTCGGGTCACAATAGAAGACATCTACAGGGTAGCACAGATAGCCAATGCTCATGACTTTATCCAGGAATTTCCTAAGGGCTATGATACAGTGGTAGGAGAGAAGGGGGTATTGCTGTCAG GTGGACAAAAACAAAGAGTTGCTATAGCACGAGCCCTGCTGAAG AATCCAAAGATACTGTTATTGGATGAAGCTACAAG TGCTCTGGATGCAGAGAATGAGTTCCTGGTACAGGAGGCATTAGAGCGGCTGATGGACGGCCGCACCGTGTTGATTATCGCACACCGTCTCTCCACCATCCAGAGCGCAGATGCCGTGGCTGTGCTAGACCAGCACCGTGTGATGGAGATCGGCAGCCACGCCAAGCTCCTCGCCAACGACCAAGGGCTCTTCCGCAAGCTGATGGAGAAGCAGGCCTTCCTGCAGGCCGAGCAGAAACACGCTCTCTTCAAATAG